Genomic window (Buchnera aphidicola (Kaburagia rhusicola ensigallis)):
GAAGATATACTTGATAAAGCATGGGGGGTTCAATTGGATAGTCGACTTAGTTGTCAAGCTAAAATCATGAATCAAGATGTAGAAATTGAAATTCCTGTATATACTATAAATCAATTTTAATATTTTATTAAAAGCTGTTATATCATTGCAATATATGTTCATAACATTAATTATGAAACTTTTTGAATAAAATATAGTTATTTGTTATAATATAATTTAATTTCATTTAAAAAGTTATGAAAAAATTTAGATTATTAATTGCAAAAACATATTCCACAAAATCTAATATATCTTATAAAAATTTACTTTAAGAAAGAACTGCTATTATTTTTAAAATAGAAATGTATAGGATTACCTATTAAATTTAGTTCTTTTTTAAAATAATTAGAAATATATTTCTTATAAACGCATGATAAATAATTTAATTTTTTTCCATGAATAATAATAGTTAATGGATTTTGCTTTCCTACATGCGCATATTTTAACTTAATTTTATTACCTTTAACAATAGGAGGTTGATGTTTCTCTACAGCTAATTTCATAATTTCAGTTAACGTTGAAGTACTTAATTTTTTCATAGAACTATGAAATACTTGGTTTATTAATGTAAAAATTTTATTCACTCCTAATCCATTCATAGCAGAAATAAAATGAACCATTCCAATATTCATAATCTTTAATTTTTTAGATTTGACAAGATTTTTTCTATCATATTTAGACAATTGATCGCATTTATTAAATATTATTATAATTCCACATCCATAATTAATAATGTAATTAAACAATATTATATCTTGATCTGATATAACATCTGTAGCATCCAACATAAGTATAACAACGTTAGAAAATTTAATAGAATTTAATGATTTTTTAACTGAAAATTGTTCTATAAAATCGGTAACTTTATTTTTTCTTCTAATTCCTGCTGTATCAGCAAAAATATAGTTATATTTTTTGTATACAACATTACTCCAAATGCTATCTCTAGTAGTTCCAGGTTGATCATCAATAATCATTCTATTCGTATTAAGTAGCTTATTTACTAAAGTAGATTTCCCTACATTAGGTTTTCCAACAATAGCAATTTTTATAATATTAAAATTATTACTTAATGCTATATTTTCTTTTCTTTTCTCTAAAAAATAAGAATCTAAAGCAATTACTTTATTTTTTTTAAAAGAGCCACTCAATAAACGTAAAAAATGATCTTGAACTAAATTTTTAATTCCTATTCCATTAGTAGCTGAAATAGCATGAATATTAGAAAATCCTAATGAATAGAACTCTAATTTTACTAAATCAAAATTTAATCCATCTATTTTATTAACTACAACTAACACATCTTTTTTATATCTTCTGATTT
Coding sequences:
- the der gene encoding ribosome biogenesis GTPase Der, giving the protein MICFIVDARDGLVHEDLNIAKKIRRYKKDVLVVVNKIDGLNFDLVKLEFYSLGFSNIHAISATNGIGIKNLVQDHFLRLLSGSFKKNKVIALDSYFLEKRKENIALSNNFNIIKIAIVGKPNVGKSTLVNKLLNTNRMIIDDQPGTTRDSIWSNVVYKKYNYIFADTAGIRRKNKVTDFIEQFSVKKSLNSIKFSNVVILMLDATDVISDQDIILFNYIINYGCGIIIIFNKCDQLSKYDRKNLVKSKKLKIMNIGMVHFISAMNGLGVNKIFTLINQVFHSSMKKLSTSTLTEIMKLAVEKHQPPIVKGNKIKLKYAHVGKQNPLTIIIHGKKLNYLSCVYKKYISNYFKKELNLIGNPIHFYFKNNSSSFLK